In Pontibacillus yanchengensis, the following are encoded in one genomic region:
- a CDS encoding NUDIX hydrolase, whose protein sequence is MNLSQALIKYEPYNEQEEKDKKIMLQCLEQYDDLYTRDNELVHITSSGFVVNRARDKSLMVHHNIYNSWSWTGGHADGDKDLLYVAKKEVMEETGLKDIEVVSEEFVSIDMLPVLGHRKNGTYVAPHLHMSIAYIVEAREDEEVVVKPDENSDVQWIPFDEVTTFSSEEHMNYLYNKIMSKIKKYNI, encoded by the coding sequence ATGAATTTATCTCAAGCGCTAATAAAATATGAGCCTTATAATGAACAAGAAGAAAAGGATAAAAAAATAATGCTGCAATGTCTGGAGCAGTATGATGATCTCTATACAAGAGATAATGAGCTTGTTCATATAACTAGCTCTGGCTTTGTTGTAAATCGAGCTAGGGACAAGTCTTTGATGGTCCACCATAATATTTATAACTCATGGTCTTGGACAGGCGGCCACGCTGATGGTGATAAAGATTTACTATATGTGGCAAAAAAAGAAGTCATGGAAGAAACAGGACTAAAAGATATTGAAGTTGTTAGTGAAGAGTTTGTCTCAATAGATATGCTACCTGTATTAGGACATAGGAAAAATGGCACGTATGTAGCTCCGCATTTGCATATGTCAATCGCTTATATAGTAGAAGCTAGGGAGGATGAAGAAGTAGTCGTTAAGCCAGATGAAAATAGCGATGTTCAATGGATTCCTTTTGATGAAGTTACAACCTTTTCTAGCGAAGAGCATATGAATTATTTGTATAATAAAATTATGTCTAAAATCAAGAAGTATAATATATAA